ttttgagaataAACTGAGATGACTCGGGTTTCTGCATGACACTAAAGCTAGGAGCATACCACGTTGCGTTTACAGATATTCATATACAGTCCTCTGTGAATTATAGTACCACTGaaatttctctcactctccgtcttctctctgcttttctttccATACAGAAACCACACTGAATCCAAACCCCATAAGTGTCCGCACTGCTCGAAGTCGTTCGCCAACACCAGTTATTTGGCCCAACACGTGCGGATCCACACCGGAGTGAAACCCTATACCTGCTCTTACTGCCAGAAGACCTTCAGGCAACTCAGCCACCTACAGCAGCATCACAGGTAGCTTTGTTCATCTCCCCACCTGCATTAGCGTGCTCACTTTACACTCGTCTTTTAATTTTCTAAAGGAAacctaccttttttttttttaaccaactcCCTGCTCCCATTTGTACAGAATCCACACAGGAGACCGGCCGTATAAGTGTACCCATCCAGGCTGCGAGAAGGCCTTCACTCAGCTGTCAAATCTTCAGGTATAGGGAATCAACTCTCTGATTTGTAAATCTTCTGGTGGATATTATATCATTTAGAACAAGACTAATTAGTACCTGTTATctattacattataacagcaggcagcaacaacaaccaccccccccccccccccttgacGTTAAtgacatcaacaaaaaaaaaaaatgcatgtcatGTGACTGAGAAACTGGGAAGCACaagctcctctgtcctgaacagTTTCCCTGTGATGGGAAACTTTAAAAGGACcgtgtttttaaaaagtactgaCACCCgaggctccttccataaatgtcttCTAAGAGAGAGTGTGATAGTTTAAATCAGGGGTATCTAACATAAGGCCCGATAAAGGTTCTAATCTGACACGCTAAATGAATTTAtctgtgttttatatttaaaatcatatttttattttattttaaaaagaccacaactgtctgtccatccatccatggatggatggatggatggatggaagaccACAACTGTGTCCCAAATGAGGTGCTAtacactatgcattatgtacTCTACTGTCAAGTGTGTGCATTTTAGAAGGGCAGTGTCGTCTCatggaagacttttttttttcttttctttttttggatcTCAAatggaaagatttttttttttttactaaccagaggTATAAGCCGTTTCACACTCGACGATGTCCAACACATgtaatgtgacgccgctagctttatcagaatacccagagtcaacgacaattaatttcacagtttcaaggtaacaaacagtaaaatgaagaaattaatttacTGAGGTTTTCAcactccttttaaaaaaaaaaaaattattttattctggGAAAATTTGATCCATTGTCAGTGCCTGGTAGCCCCGCCCCTCTTCCACTATGTAAGCAGAGCTGCAACCGTTGAACGCATGAAGTGTCCCAACATTCCATGCTTCGTTTTAGTTTGGTTGAATAAGTGCATCATGCCAGTACTTGTGCACTTCTCCTTGTTGGTATTTTCAGTTTGAACACACTACTCGCAGCATTTCTACTACAAAATGGCACAGAATAGTGCATAAGTTTGCGATTTTGGGATGCACCTCTTACCTTTTTCTTATTCCACTATAGAGCATTAAACTATAAATGTATCTACTTACAAAATGTGCTAACGATTTAATTGTTCATTAGCAAGCTAAACTCGACACTGTAAACATGTCTCTTTCCGAAAGGACTCATTTAGCGCTTCGTATTAACGGAGGTGAATCCTTATGCAATCACAAATAATGGCCCCTTTCAATATTATGAGTTATTTTGTGTAGcttcataacacattatacCAATTATTAAGCCTATTTTCAGTTTCACGTTGTAACActacagaatgtggaaaagtactTACTGCAAGGCAGTGTGGATAAATGAACACATTGTAGAGGAAGAGTTGATGTATTAGAGGTCACTAAACTCATTTTGGTTTTTGGTCCAACCCACCTGATATTGGACTAAGCGCAATGTAGCCCATTACATAAACGAGTTTTACGCCTCTGTTCTaaatgcatcaaaaaaaaaaaaatggtggtaAGAGATGCTTAGGTTTGGCCAAGAGTTTCCTGGCTAGCTAACAAGTGGCTCTTTGATGTTTTTACTCCCGCTTTTAACATCCTTTCGTCGTATGCCGaaaacaactactactacaccTAATACCACTCAGGCATGTTTGCATAACGCAACCAGAGCCATACAGGCCTCCCTAGTGACTAATGCTGTGACAAGCCCCATTGGCAGAGTTAATGTGTGTTCAGTGCCACCGATTCCATATGGCATAGGTCAGCTTCAGGGTGGTCAGTCGGGTACCACCGCTCAATAGCGTTTCGCTCCTTTAACCCCGGAACGTCTCCTGGTGGAGGAGCAGTGGCAGGGACGTCGCCCTTCCACCCCCTGCAACTACACCTCGGGTTAGGTGTTACTACCCCAACACTGATCCTTTCTCCTCACCCAGATCTGAAAGCTGCTCTGCTCAGCCTCTTCAGCCAGATCTTTCATGGCCTTCTGCTGGTTTACAAGTGATTGAGAAGGATGGATAAATAAGCAAAAAGGTTACTTATCAGGATGttctaggcttttttttttttttttttaaatggctggAACTGTTGAAATGTTACTCCCCTGTACCACTGTTCTCCAAGAGTCCCTCTTTATTCTCAACCTTTCTAAACTGTCCCAGGGACATGACCATCACCAGTTatgtgaaaaaacatttttcaattaTCAAATTACGAATGTTGGTTGGAAATATTTAATACTATTTTTGGTAAAgttttaagggggggggggccttTTCCATGGTAAAGGTGTTTATTTGGAATTAATTGCAATGTAAAAGAAGATAATATATCTGGAATATCTCTAATAACGGCACCATATTTTAACTTTCGGTTTAATGACCTATGCTGTAAAATAATGCACTTATAAATCCTACAGCGTGGAACTTTGTGTAGTTAATGTCATGATTCTTTTGCTAAATAGAACTTATTTAAAATTGGATTTTAACTGGAGGGTATACTTGTACATTGAAAATTATGTTACGGTTCCCTTAATTAACCAACATTATTTATAGCGTTAGTTAACATGCGCAAACCACATAGACCACGAACATTAAACAAAGTTCAAATGTAAGTTAACATATTAATTGACATTTAAGTAAATGTTAACTAAATACCCCTGCGTTGACTAATGTTTACTGAATCCACGACTGAAGATGAGTCCAACATAAATGAGCAAAAACTGAATTACAGCATGTTGGGACATGTTTAACTGGCGTAAATATTGGAACTTGCTTTTAGCTTCACTTCTGAATTAACAATCCCAAACATGTTACATGGTGGTGGTACATGTTAGTCCTTgactgtttacatgcacatcaaattccgtttaatgctcatattcgggttgcagctaTATTCCGagtacgatgtttatatgcgtacaggcagcAGGATATTagtgtatacatggttgttgtaagtatcctcgagttgccattcctaaatacctagcctacagctaagcatctgttagcacccacaattccttgtggactgagcaTGCGCCTAGagctcctttcagtggattttctgaataaggtgtttacatgcaacagatttccaaaaacatgcataatCCAGGGCTGGCAATCAGAATTtagggaatcagaatattgtcttaatctgaatcggccAGTCGGATCGCAGTGTTTACATGACTCGATACCGATTAGAGAATTGCTCAATTTTGATTAATATATAGGAATATTgacgtgcatgtaaacatagtaaaTGTGAGCTTATTTTAATCATTGATTGTATGAACATTAACACATATTAATTATTTGtcttgtttgatttttttttattaatcaaatAATTCAAGTGTTCACATTAATGCACAATATATTGTACAACTTTGAGGCACATGGCAAATTGCCACAGATGGGCATTTGGTTGATATCAGCCTTGTTTTTTAATGATCTATCACCTGTTCACAGTCTCACCGTcgccaacacaacaaagacaAGCCATTCAAGTGCCACCACTGTAACCGTGGCTATACGGACTCGGCGAGCCTTGAGGTCCATCTCTCAACCCATACAGTGAAACATGCGAAGCTGTACTCCTGTGGCCTGTGCAATCGCACCTACACTTCAGTAAGGCAATAACCTTGACCAAAAGCATCCATGTATTATACCTTATGTATTATCAGCATTTAATTTCTTCTCTAAAATGATCCATGTGTCTGTCTATTTGCTTATAGGAAACGTACCTGATAAAGCACATGCGGAAACACTCTCCGGACCTGGTACCCACTCCGCCCTCGGGAGCTCAGCAGAGCCACAGCCCCGCAGGGGGAGGAGGTGCTGGAGGAGGAAGTGCAGGAGGAGGTGCGGAAGGAGCTGCAGCAGGTCGTGCTGAGAGGACCAACGCTTACCAACAGCCAGAGGGAGTGCCATGTGTATTTGACCTGCAGCAGTACAAACCAGTGACAGCGGCAGACGTTTCGTACAAAACAGTCAGCGTGTCTGATCTGTCCTCTCACAAAGACCTGTGCATCACAGTGGAGGCCTCGGCCATACAGGTGGAACACCTCAGTTCATGAGGTAGGAGAGGCCTATGGGAAGAAAAGAGTGAACAAAGACTCTATAAACAGAAGTGGTGCAGCGGAAAGGAATAAATAGTGACGTGATCTTACATGACCTCTCCAGGTACGAGAGGCCCACCTAAATTagatatgaaaaacaaaagcaaagactgattaaattaaatatatgctGGTGGAAAGGAATTTCCTACTAGGCCTGCTCATGTTCACTTAAACAAGTACAGTAATGGACAACTGAAATATTGAGaaaatgcctttttttctttttctttttttttctttctttcttttttccttttttttcttttttttaactttcttgGTTCTTAACAGATATCCTGCTCTTCCTGATTCCCATCTATGGCTAGACCTTttgaaagcttttatttaatacaGTGGTTGTCATCTGTAGATATTTCTATCTACTCATACACTACGAAATTTACACTTGCTGTTAACGGACAGTTACATGAACATCTTCGCTATGTTGCGCAATATGCATGTGATCTTTTGCCCTTAAAGTTTAAAAAGGGAAAATCAGTTTTTAATTAggttgggaaaaaaatgtatatctgATTATCTagtatattgtgtgtatgtgtgcaagtTAAAGGATGCTTTAAgtagtggtttaaaaaaaaaaaaaaaaaaaaaaaaagaaaggggaaaaggaaaaaaaaaaagaaagaggaaccTGAGTGTCAGCACCAGCCAGTCACAAGCTCTCTGAGTTCTGGCATGAACTTTTAATAATCCTCTTCACTCTTCATTTGTGTGGATGATGTAATACGCTCACTATTGTTAGTCTACTGCTACTCCATCTTAGTATTAACTCTTGTAATGGACCCTACGCCCTATCATAGTCATTAATACGATCAGAATAGAATTAATTATCCTTTGAAAAcgataataaaatgtaaaatgtgtcaTAAATATGGTTAGTTTGAGTATCTTTTTATGTCCAACACTGTTCACCCAGCCAGTTGTTGTAaacagaagggggggggggggggggctacacatatatttacaaaatcatATTTAAGATTAAAAATTTAATTTGGGTGTTTTTGTAACTTTCCTTTTATCTGCATctttttattgtaataatacCTGATTAAACCGCAGCAAAATGTCATTAGTAGTACCACAGAGCAACTCATCATTTAATAACATGATcagtatttagttatttatagCTATTTGAGCTGTCTGTGGTCTTTACCACTCACACACGTAGACTCTAGGGGTGTGCAGATCGATCCTGAAGTATCGATACTTTCCATACTGAGGTTGATCCTCACATAAGAATATTGATACTAAGGTGTCTTCTTTTccagtaattttatttatttagataaaaatatttcgcattatttactttttttattattatttattaaaaatgcttaaaatctGTCCTGGGTTTTAACATACACATAACTAATTCCAGTCACGTTGAGAGCATAAATcgcaaaatctttttttcatgGTCATGGAAATGTTGCGAGATTTAGCATATTAACGATGCGTTCACCTCATAAATCATGACGCACTGCTCTCCAGTACAGGAAAGTACATGTAAGTTCAAGTGCATGTtttcaaaaagtaaaaagtatcCATATTTACCTGGTATCAGATCGCCCAACCCTACTAGCCTCCCAGAGCCACACTGGAGTTTTTAAAATAACGGACGCTACCATTCaccctggggggggggggggggtgttttatAGTGGCGTGTGTTCTATCCAGCGTAGTTCAAATTAAAACTTCCCCGCTAATTAATTGAACTTTAAATTAAGTTTGACTTCTATAAGCactacagtgtttattcatgttAAGTAATGTTAAAaacgaacacacacaaaaatcccCAAACAGAGTGGTATGATCCATCTCTCTTGGTCGCAATTTGGCGTCATAATGAAATGTACgtcactggaataaagttggcttgacgttggacgttcaaTACTCGCGggtatgcggaaattaagggaccgtctctaaagttacatacgacattgttaaacacgtttctaacttcaatagcatttgaagggaatgacttacagtcatataaccaactggaaagtgttcatctaggtgtccgCTATAATgtacacctcttagatttttgataaatgatatataaatattgccgtgtatttcactacagaatgggctcatacacaaaatatataattttaataaatatcaaaaatctgcAAGGTGTGCATcgtacctgacacctagatgaacactttacagttgtttgtttgactgtacatcattcccttcaaaggctattgagctttaaattatggtatattttgtgtatgagcccatgcagtaataaaatacatgccaatatttatatatgatttaatagtttatttaatatcaaaaatctaaaaggtgtgcatcatacctgacacccagatgaacactttacagttggttatatgactgtaagtcgttcccttcaaatgctattgaagttagaaacgtgtgtaactttagagacggtcccttaattccgcatatccgcgaatatcgaacgtccaacgtcaagccaactttattccagttacCAACGTGCAGGAGAAACGTCACTGTAAACACTGAGGAGCTAGCATAGCTAACTGGCCACAAAAAGCAGCAGCACTTGGTTCTCCGTTCTCACTAACATGCCTCGGAAGAAGCCGTTCAgcaacaaacagaaaaagaaacagcttcAGGTCAAGCGCGAGAAAAAGAGAGGTGAGTGGCGGTTATTTTGTCAATCTTAGCCGACGCTGGTTTAGCCGTCAGAGCTAACTAACTAGCCGGCTAACCAAGCAACCGTTTCAcgactctctcactctctctctgtgtgtattatatattatacatatatgtgtgtatatatgtgtatatatatataaattgtgtgtTCAAAATGAATCGATTCTTTTAAGAGTGCGGTTTAGTGTCGGCACTTCGGGAGAATCGACTCTTGTGCATTGCTATGAAACAAGCCTCAGACTCGGGCTGAGAGGGGAAACACGGGGTAAGTTTGGGAAAGCGAAAGTACCTTGCTTATTTAACTGTGGCGGACTTTATAAAACACTGCGAGATGAGTCCCATCCTGCTGAATGTCAGTCAGGTGGGTTTGAATCAGTGGCCATTACCAGTGTAAACACTGTGGCTCTCCTCCATCAGCAGGGTTTGCGTTATGCGGAATGGCAGTGCGCAGACTCACTACACTGTTATGTAAGAAAACAAGGGGGGATGGGGGTCATTTGGAAAAAGGTTAGAAATCCTAAAGGGCTCAAGTTAATATAAAAATCATCTGTGATAGTCTGTGAAGTTCTGCTAGATCTACCTTTCTGTGCTAgactttttaaacactttaaaaatctTTCCTCTTTGCAGGTTTATCTCTCTGTTTATTCCCATCCATGTTCTTCATTCCTGATCATCCAAACCTCACTGGTCATTGTGACAAAAGAGAGTGGAGgggaatatatattatatatatgtgtgtgtgtgtgtgtgtgtgtgtgtgtgtgtgtgtatacacgttAGAGATAGAAGTGAAAACACTCTAGCGGGGTTGAACGAGTGCAGTGTTCAGGTTTTGAGGGAGGGAATAGAAAAGCAGGAGGTCATGCACCGATTATCAAGACACAACTGCTGTAACGGGTCATACCTGCGAGACTGcaatctattatttattttatttatttattttttttaaacagagataCCTTTTGTTTTGGATGCCAACATCCAGCAATAAAAATCCGTTTCGGTCACGTCAAACGAGCATCATAGCTAGAGGCGAATCCTTCTAGTCTCGTGAAAATGTAAGACGTGTAaatgtgtgcgtttgtgttttGTGAAGGTGATACAGGCTCGGGTCAGAGTAGCCGGAACGCGAGTATAGAGAGAGCCGTTAGACGGGACAGACAGTCGGACACGTCAGACAGCGAGACGACGGATATAAAGAGGATCGGGCACCAGCCTGGCACCAGAGACAGCAGCTATGACCCCAACAGGTGAGCACTAGATAGGTGGAAAGGTAATTCAAGACATGTGCGCGCATAAATTTGTAGGAGATATTTGCCTGCGCCGTCATTTCGTTAAATTACTTTACCCCACAAGCACGatttgagttgtgtgtgtgtgtgtatgtgtatatgtatatctatatacacacacagcgcACTCCAGAGTGTGTTTAGGTGGTGCGCTTTATTTCGACAGAATACCGGTTTCAAAATGATCgacatttaatattttgtgacGCCTGTCCTGGAGAGAATGACAGCGCTGAGTCTCTTCCTGTAACATATTCCGCATTTGAGGGATCTTGTAGAGGGATCCTCTCCTCCTACGTGCCTGAATATTTT
This Ictalurus furcatus strain D&B chromosome 1, Billie_1.0, whole genome shotgun sequence DNA region includes the following protein-coding sequences:
- the znf384b gene encoding zinc finger protein 384b isoform X3; translated protein: MMEDSHFNSYFWSPVQGPIENAVFLNKVKEQLGQQDKNPAYPHGSSHYPTTAVVAVAGGVAMDAAAGGRALKQEQAHPPHSSHSITVVPVPSTGIMTAAGLVTLVSPVSSAPSLIPGHPTTTMITVHADKKDDGMSCSPVVIPLPSKRGRKKKATLPLVGSPTGSDSLMLSHLAGQHHPADPYDLSADEGPAGKDGSKTYRNHTESKPHKCPHCSKSFANTSYLAQHVRIHTGVKPYTCSYCQKTFRQLSHLQQHHRIHTGDRPYKCTHPGCEKAFTQLSNLQSHRRQHNKDKPFKCHHCNRGYTDSASLEVHLSTHTVKHAKLYSCGLCNRTYTSETYLIKHMRKHSPDLVPTPPSGAQQSHSPAGGGGAGGGSAGGGAEGAAAGRAERTNAYQQPEGVPCVFDLQQYKPVTAADVSYKTVSVSDLSSHKDLCITVEASAIQVEHLSS